In Carya illinoinensis cultivar Pawnee chromosome 9, C.illinoinensisPawnee_v1, whole genome shotgun sequence, the following are encoded in one genomic region:
- the LOC122276997 gene encoding putative protein FAR1-RELATED SEQUENCE 10 — translation MMKPTPGNNDDGVSEPTSGNDDDGVSEPTPRNDDDGVLEPTPGMFFKTEKELIYYYKQYGRQTGFGIMTQRSKREEDGTVQYVTVGCALGGKARKRITNLSKPRPTTKTDCKVRINASLVDGVLCITTVYNVQNHGLSPQKARFFRFNHAIDDFVKRQLDINDKAGIGMAKSFNALVVEVGGFEKLSFIEKDARNYIDKARHLRLGKGGADALRGYFERMKYKNDGFY, via the exons ATGATGA AGCCAACACCAGGAAATAATGATGATGGGGTTTCAGAACCAACGTcgggaaatgatgatgatggggtTTCAGAGCCAACGCCaagaaatgatgatgatggagtttTAGAGCCAACACCGGGGATGTTTTTTAAAACTGAGAAAGAACTCATTTACTACTACAAGCAATATGGGAGACAGACTGGATTCGGCATAATGACCCAAAGAAGTAAAAGGGAAGAAGATGGGACTGTTCAATATGTAACAGTTGGTTGTGCTCTTGGTGGTAAGGCAAGGAAACGTATTACCAACCTTTCTAAACCACGCCCGACAACGAAAACTGATTGTAAGGTGAGAATTAATGCAAGTTTGGTTGATGGTGTCTTATGCATAACTACTGTCTATAATGTGCAAAATCATGGGTTAAGTCCACAAAAGGcaagattttttagatttaatCATGCAATTGATGATTTCGTGAAGAGGCAGTTAGATATTAACGACAAAGCAGGCATTGGTATGGCCAAAAGTTTTAACGCATTGGTTGTTGAGGTTGGTGGCTTTGAGAAACtttcatttattgaaaaagatgCAAGGAATTATATCGATAAGGCTCGACACCTTAGACTTGGAAAAGGAGGTGCTGATGCACTTCGTGGTTATTTTGAGAGGATGAAATATAAGAATGATGGGTTTTACTAA
- the LOC122276996 gene encoding protein FAR1-RELATED SEQUENCE 5-like — protein MDLDDDGRLKNVFWADACSRAAYEYFGNVVTFDTIYLTNRYVMPFAPFMGVNHHGQSILLGAGLISSENTETFVWLFDTWLKCMDGRAPKAIITDQDRAMKNTIAIAFPNTRHRYCLWHIMRKLPEKLGSHAEFKCGLKSALQRCVYDSQTSDEFDKSWEVFIDTYKLHENAWLQSLYSERTYWVPVYLKNTFWAGMSTTQRSESMNAFFDGYVHSGTTLKEFVDQFDNALRKKVENEMAADFPSFNCTVPCISHLPMEKKFQAVYTNSKFKEVQSEVMGIIYFHCVIIKTEWAITTYQVNDQREVEDGIKKSTLQAYFNEEECEAKCMCGLFEMRGIICRHILSIFASRDVRKVHYGEVEKEH, from the coding sequence ATGGATTTGGATGACGATGGTCGATTAAAAAACGTCTTTTGGGCCGATGCATGCAGTAGAGCAGCATATGAGTATTTTGGGAATGTTGTGACATTTGATACAATATACCTAACAAATAGATATGTCATGCCATTTGCCCCATTTATGGGTGTGAACCACCATGGACAGTCAATACTTTTGGGAGCAGGCTTGATATCAAGTGAAAATACTGAAACATTTGTTTGGTTATTTGACACTTGGTTGAAGTGTATGGATGGGAGAGCGCCAAAAGCTATCATCACTGATCAAGACAGGGCCATGAAAAATACTATTGCAATAGCTTTTCCAAATACCCGGCATAGATACTGTTTGTGGCACATAATGAGAAAACTGCCAGAGAAGTTGGGCTCACATGCTGAATTTAAGTGTGGTTTGAAAAGTGCATTGCAACGATGTGTGTATGATTCTCAGACTTCTGACGAGTTTGACAAGTCTTGGGAGGTGtttattgacacttacaaattGCATGAAAATGCATGGCTTCAGAGTCTCTATAGTGAGCGCACGTATTGGGTTCCGGTATACCtgaaaaatacattttgggCTGGGATGAGCACAACTCAGAGgagtgagagcatgaatgctttttttgatGGATATGTACATTCAGGAACTACATTGAAAGAATTCGTAGATCAATTTGACAATGCACTGAGGAAGAAAGTAGAGAATGAGATGGCAGCGGATTTCCCTTCATTTAATTGTACAGTCCCTTGTATATCTCATTTACCCATGGAGAAAAAATTTCAAGCAGTGTACACAAATTCCAAATTTAAGGAAGTGCAGTCAGAAGTAATGGGGATTATTTACTTTCACTGTGTTATCATAAAAACAGAATGGGCAATTACTACGTATCAAGTTAATGACCAAAGAGAAGTTGAAGATGGCATCAAGAAGTCAACTTTGCAGGCGTACTTCAATGAAGAAGAGTGTGAGGCAAAGTGCATGTGTGGACtatttgagatgagaggaatTATATGTAGGCacattctttctatttttgccTCAAGAGATGTCAGAAAAGTACATTATGGAGAGGTGGAGAAAGAACATTAA